GGCCACGAGCCGGTCGTCCCCGGGGCCGCCGAAGAACCACAGCATGCCGTCGGAGCCGATGACGGTGTCGTCCCCGGAGCCGGCGTAGATGCCCTCGCGGGTGCCGGCGGCCGGGCTCTCCTGGTCGCCGTCGAAGCGGATCAGGTCGTCGCCGGCGCCGGCCTCGATGTAGATCGTGTCGCGCCAGGTGACGTGCCCGTCGAACAGGATCCGGTCGGCGCCGCGGCCGCCGAACACGTGCAGGCTGCCGCAGACCACGTCGTCGCCGCCGCCGGCACGGACCGTCGCGGTCTTGTCCGTGGCCACGATGACGTCGGCGCCGGAGGTGCCGACCAGGTCGCCGGCGCCGGAGATCGTCGCCGCGCGCCCGTCGCAGGTCGGCGCGGCCACCGCGGGAGCGGCGGTCACCGCCGCGAGCGGCGCGGTCGTGAGCAGCAGGGCCAGGAGCGTCCACCTCGTCATGACCGGTACGACGCTCCGCCGGGCCGCCGGGTTCGCTAGAGCGCGGTGGTCCGCCCGGCCAGGTGCGGCGCACCGCTCCTCGGGCTGCTCAGCGCGAACGCGTAGCCGCCGTCGACGGGCGTCGAGCCGAAGGCCACGGATCCGGGCAGCAGGACCGGCTTCTTGAAGGCCACGTCCACGCGGACCTCGTCGGGCAGTCGGTTCTCCAGGTAGGCCACGCAGCGGGCCATCGTCCACATGCCGTGGGCGATCTGGCGCGGGAAGCCCAGCGCCTTGGCGGTCAGCGGGTAGAGGTGGATCGGGTTGTGGTCGCCCGAGACCGCGGCGTAGCGCCGGCCGAGGTCGGCGGGCAGCTTCCACACCACGCCGTTGGGCTCGGCGTCCGGGAAGGCCGGGCCGGAGGACGCGCCGTCGTCGCCGCGCCCGCGCCGCAGGTAGGACGAGGTCTCCTCCCACACCGTCTCGCCGTCGGTGCGCACGAGGGTGTGGAAGTCGTAGACCGTGCCCTTGGCGTGCGGGCGCGGGTCGGTGACGTTGACGGTGACGTTGACGCTCTCACCGATGCGCAGCGGCCGGTGCTGGGTGATGGAGTTCTCCACGTGCACGGTGCCGATCGCGGGCGCGGGGAAGCCCGGGTCGCTCATGATCGCCATCTGCAGCCCGAAGGCCAGCAGGTGCGGGTAGGGGAGCGGCACTGTGTCCTTGTCCGGGAAGCCGCAGACCCGCGCGTACGCCGTGACGTGGTCGCGCTCGATGGTGGTGGCCGGCCCGGTGCGCGAGAGGCCGGCGAACGCGCCACCGGTCTTGCGGATGCCGGGCAGCTGGTTGACCAGCGGGATCGACGGCAGCGCCGCCCGGGCCAGGGTGAGCGCGGGGTTGCTCATCAGGCGCCCAGCATCATCTGGCCGCAGACGCGGACCACGTTGCCGTTGACGGCGGTGGACCCGGGGGAGGCGTACCACGCGATCGTCTCGGCCACGTCGACCGGCAGCCCGCCCTGGGACATGGCGTTGAGCCGCTGGCCGACCTCGCGGGTCGCGAACGGCACGGCAGCGGTCATGTCGGTGACGATGAAGCCGGGCGCGACGGCGTTGATGGTGATGCCGTCGCCGACCTCGTCGGCCAGCGAGTCGACCAGCCCGATGACGCCGGCCTTGGAGGCGGCGTAGTTGGTCTGGCCCACGTTGCCGGCGATGCCGGCGATCGAGGCCACGCCGATGATGCGGCCGTTGGCGTGGACCACGCCCTGGTCGAGCAGCTCGCGGGTGATGCGCTCCGGCGCGGTCACGTTGACGCCGATCACGGCGTCCCACTTGTCCTCGCCCATGTTGGCGAGCTTCTTGTCGCGGGTGATGCCGGCGTTGTGCACGACCACGTCCACGCCGCCGTGCTTCTCCGTCAGGTGGTGCGCGATGCGCTGCGGCGCGTCCTTCTGGGTGATGTCGAGGGCCAGCCAGTCGCCGCCGAGCTCCTTCATCAGCGTCTGGAGCGCGTCGGCGGCCTGGGGCACGTCGACCCCGACCACGGTCGCGCCGTCGCGGTGCAGCACGCGGGCGATCTGCTCGCCGATGCCACGGCTCGCGCCGGTGACCAGCGCGACGCGGCCGGCCAGCGGCAGGGTCCAGTCAGCGACCTCGCCGGCCTCCGTGGTCCCGTGGGCGCCGATCCGGACGACCTGGCCCGAGACGTACGCCGACTTGGGGCTCAGCAGGAAGCCGAGCGTGGACGTCGCGGCCGCCTCGGCCCCCTCGGCCACGTAGACCAGCTGGACGGTGCCGCCCTTGCCGATCTCCTTGCCGAGGCTGCGGGTGAAGCCCTCGAGGGCGCGCTGTGCGACGCGCTCGGAGCCCTTGAGCTGCTCGGGCGGCGTACCGATGACGACCACGCGCGGGCAGGTCCCGAGGCTGCGCAGCTTGGGCGTGAAGAAGTCGCGCAGTGCGTGCAGCTCCTCGGTCGACGCGAGCCCGGTGGCGTCGAAGACCAGGCCCTTGTAGCGCTCGCCGTCCTCGGCCGTGACCGTGCTGGCGATGCCGAGCTGGTCCAGCAGGCCCGGGAGCGACTCGACCAGACGGCCGGTGCCGCCGACGACGACGGTGCCGTCCACGAGCGGCGCGCCGGCGGTGTACCGCTCCAGCTTCGTCGGGCTCGGGAGGCCGAGGTTCTTGACCAGCAGCTTGCCGATCGGGTTGGACGCGAAGTCCTGGTAGCGGTCGCTCATGGCTCTATTGCAACTCTCTGTGTAACTGGGTGTCCACTTTTCGTGACGCCCGCCTCAATGGCTTGTCCCACCAAGTTACCCGCGAGAAACTTGCCCCATGAACTCGTCCACTCGTCGCGTCGCGGTCCTCGGCGGCAACCGGATCCCCTTCGCGCGGTCCAACACCGCCTACTCCTCGGCCTCCAACCAGGACATGCTGACCGCCACCCTCGACGGGCTGGCCACCCGCTTCGGCCTCGAGGGTGAGCGGCTCGGCGAGGTCGTGGCCGGCGCGGTGCTCAAGCACTCCCGCGACTTCAACCTCGCCCGCGAGGCGGTCCTGGGCTCGAAGCTCTCGCCCGAGACCCCCGCCATCGACATCCAGCAGGCCTGCGGCACCGGCCTCCAGGCCGTCATCGAGGTGGCCAACAAGATCGCGCTCGGCCAGATCGACTCCGGCGTCGGCGGCGGCTCGGACACCACCTCCGACGCGCCCGTCGCGATCTCGGAGAAGCTGCGCAAGAAGCTGATGAAGGTCAACGCGGCTCGCGACACCACCTCGCGCCTCAAGGCCCTCGCCGCGATCAGGCCCGGCGACATCGGGCTGTCCATCCCGCAGAACGGCGAGCCGCGCACCGGGCTGTCGATGGGCGAGCACGCCGCGCTGACCGCGCTGGAGTGGCAGATCGGCCGCGAGGAGCAGGACGAGCTCGCCGCCGCGTCGCACCAGCACCTGGCCGCGGCCTACGACGCCGGGTTCATGGACGACCTGATCACGCCGTTCCGCGGGTTGGAGAAGGACAACAACCTGCGTCCGGACTCGAGCGTGGAGAAGCTGGCGAAGCTCAAGCCGGTCTTCGGTCGCGGGGAGTCCGCCACGATGACCGCGGGCAACTCGACCCCGCTGACCGACGGCGCCTCCGCGGTGCTGCTCGGCTCGGAGGAGTGGGCCTCGGAGCACGGCCTGGAGCCGCTGGCCTACCTGACGGCGTACGAGACCGCGGCCGTGGACTACGTGCACGGCGGCGAGGGGCTGCTCATGGCCCCGGCGTACGCCGTCGCGCGGATGCTCCAGCGCGAGGGGCTCACGCTGCAGGACTTCGACTACTACGAGATCCACGAGGCCTTCGCCTCGCAGGTGCTGTCCACGCTCAAGGCCTGGGAGGACCCGGTGTTCAGCAAGGAGCGCCTCGGCCTCGACGCGCCCCTGGGCTCGATCGACCGCGCCAAGCTCAACGTCAACGGCTCCTCGCTGGCCGCCGGCCACCCCTTCGCCGCCACCGGCGGCCGGATCGTGCCGGTGCTGGCCAAGCTGCTGGCGAGCTCCTCGGGTGGGACCGGCCGCGGCCTGATCTCGATCTGCGCCGCCGGCGGCCAGGGCGTCGTGGCGATCCTCGAGCGCGCCTAGGGTGCGCTGACGTGGTCGACGCACCCTAGAACAGCTCCAGCACCTCGCTGGTCGGCCGGACGTCGCCGAACGTCCGGTAGACCACGTGCAGGGTCGCGTTGTGGTCCTGGTCGCGCCGCGCCGCACAGGCGTCGGCGACCAGGACCACGCGGTAGCCGAGCCCGGCCGCGTCGCGGACCGTGCCCTCCACGCAGACGTTGGTCACGGTGCCTGCGACGACCAGGTTCTCGATCCCTCGGGCCTGCAGCTGCTCGTGCAGGTCGCTGGCGCCGGCGAAGAACGCGCTGAAGGCCGTCTTCTCGGCGTACACGTCGTCGTCCGCGGGCTCCAGCTCCGGCCAGAGCCGCGCGCGGACCGGGCCCTTGCCGCCGGAGGCGTTGAACATCGCCGCGATGTCCGCCCCGAAGAACTCCACGTCGCGCGGGGGCAGCTCACGCGACGTCGGCACGACCCAGGCGACGGTGCCACCCCTCGCCCGCAGTGCGGTCGCGAGGGTGTTGATCCGCGGCACCGTGCCGCGGACGTAGTCGTTGTCCTCGAAGAAGAAGGGACCACGTCGACCACCACCAGCGCCGTACGACGCGGGTCGAGCTGGTCCCACGCGTGCCGGGTGCCGCGGCGGCTCTCCTGGCGGTCGTACTCGCGCTGCTCGATGTGCCAGGCGTGGTCCACCCGGGCACTCTGGCGTTCGTGCGGGCCGCGGCCCGGGCGCC
This genomic window from Nocardioides anomalus contains:
- a CDS encoding calcium-binding protein, producing MTRWTLLALLLTTAPLAAVTAAPAVAAPTCDGRAATISGAGDLVGTSGADVIVATDKTATVRAGGGDDVVCGSLHVFGGRGADRILFDGHVTWRDTIYIEAGAGDDLIRFDGDQESPAAGTREGIYAGSGDDTVIGSDGMLWFFGGPGDDRLVARGGGDLMDGGPGDDLLLGGPGQEIAAGGTGNDVLRGRGAQDELAGGPGRDEAWGGGDTDVCYDNEVQHSCEADDWV
- a CDS encoding MaoC family dehydratase; translation: MSNPALTLARAALPSIPLVNQLPGIRKTGGAFAGLSRTGPATTIERDHVTAYARVCGFPDKDTVPLPYPHLLAFGLQMAIMSDPGFPAPAIGTVHVENSITQHRPLRIGESVNVTVNVTDPRPHAKGTVYDFHTLVRTDGETVWEETSSYLRRGRGDDGASSGPAFPDAEPNGVVWKLPADLGRRYAAVSGDHNPIHLYPLTAKALGFPRQIAHGMWTMARCVAYLENRLPDEVRVDVAFKKPVLLPGSVAFGSTPVDGGYAFALSSPRSGAPHLAGRTTAL
- a CDS encoding 3-oxoacyl-ACP reductase, yielding MSDRYQDFASNPIGKLLVKNLGLPSPTKLERYTAGAPLVDGTVVVGGTGRLVESLPGLLDQLGIASTVTAEDGERYKGLVFDATGLASTEELHALRDFFTPKLRSLGTCPRVVVIGTPPEQLKGSERVAQRALEGFTRSLGKEIGKGGTVQLVYVAEGAEAAATSTLGFLLSPKSAYVSGQVVRIGAHGTTEAGEVADWTLPLAGRVALVTGASRGIGEQIARVLHRDGATVVGVDVPQAADALQTLMKELGGDWLALDITQKDAPQRIAHHLTEKHGGVDVVVHNAGITRDKKLANMGEDKWDAVIGVNVTAPERITRELLDQGVVHANGRIIGVASIAGIAGNVGQTNYAASKAGVIGLVDSLADEVGDGITINAVAPGFIVTDMTAAVPFATREVGQRLNAMSQGGLPVDVAETIAWYASPGSTAVNGNVVRVCGQMMLGA
- a CDS encoding acetyl-CoA C-acetyltransferase: MNSSTRRVAVLGGNRIPFARSNTAYSSASNQDMLTATLDGLATRFGLEGERLGEVVAGAVLKHSRDFNLAREAVLGSKLSPETPAIDIQQACGTGLQAVIEVANKIALGQIDSGVGGGSDTTSDAPVAISEKLRKKLMKVNAARDTTSRLKALAAIRPGDIGLSIPQNGEPRTGLSMGEHAALTALEWQIGREEQDELAAASHQHLAAAYDAGFMDDLITPFRGLEKDNNLRPDSSVEKLAKLKPVFGRGESATMTAGNSTPLTDGASAVLLGSEEWASEHGLEPLAYLTAYETAAVDYVHGGEGLLMAPAYAVARMLQREGLTLQDFDYYEIHEAFASQVLSTLKAWEDPVFSKERLGLDAPLGSIDRAKLNVNGSSLAAGHPFAATGGRIVPVLAKLLASSSGGTGRGLISICAAGGQGVVAILERA
- a CDS encoding cysteine hydrolase family protein, with translation MGPARPASYGAGGGRRGPFFFEDNDYVRGTVPRINTLATALRARGGTVAWVVPTSRELPPRDVEFFGADIAAMFNASGGKGPVRARLWPELEPADDDVYAEKTAFSAFFAGASDLHEQLQARGIENLVVAGTVTNVCVEGTVRDAAGLGYRVVLVADACAARRDQDHNATLHVVYRTFGDVRPTSEVLELF